The sequence GGTACTCATATCCATCACTCCCCCCTGTACTTTTTTTGTCTCTTTTTTGGTTTGTATCTCCATAAGAGAGGATTTATCTCGTTTTCAAACATGAAAGTGGTGCAGGGAATCATCAAAAAAAGGGATGTATGGATCATATATCCATAGAACTAACACCAAAATCAAAGTTGATTTCCAACCATCACGGATTCAGGTATACATACAGTTGTTTACAGCTTGTTAACTAAAGTGAGAAATGTTGGTGAATCTTATGTCTCTTTCCCTCATCGAAAAGAAAAGAAGACAATTAATTGAATTGGCGCAAATGTACGGTTTTTCGGCGAAAGAAACGATCCAATGCAGTCAAGAGCTCGATGAATTGTTAAATAAACATTTGAAAGAAGCCGTGCTTTTCCATAAAGAAAAAGAGGACAAGCCGTGTGCGACATGATTCATTCATGTCGTTTTCTTTTTTCCGTACGTCATCCATCGCCATACGCGCTCCATCGGTCCGATGCGATATTTTTTTAGCCACCAATGGCTCCAACATATTTGCATGACATATACAACGAGCGCAACAGCTAACGCTTGTTTTGGTGTTACTTTTCCATACAATCCGAAGCCATATGAATAAAAAATGGTCGTACAAATGACGGATTGCATGAGATAGTTCGTGAACGCCATTTGACCAACAGGGGAAAAAAAACGAATGACGTTCGCCGTCGCAAACGAAAACGCGGTCAAATAAAACAAAGCGAGCGCAGGACCCCCGATCATATCTTGGGCATACTCGGTTACGATATTTTTTTCGATATATGGCAATAATTTAAACGCCATGCCGACGACGAATGAACCGATGCACCATTTTTGAATCGTTTCGCGATGTTGTGCCACATGATGAAACCATTTTTCTTTTGCGATATATGCTCCAAATAAAAGAAATGGCAAAATCGTTAAAATAAAAATGAATGTTTGTGTAAACGAATTGACGTATAGCCAATCGGCTACCCGTTGCATAAAAATTTGTTCCCACGTGCCTTGTTGATAATTTGCGATCGCCTGCCTTGCCAGCTCTGGCTCTGAAAAATCGACATCGCCACTTACTTTCCACATGAGCCACATGAGTATCGTTGAACCGAAAGCCCAACTGCTCCAAAGCGAAAGCGCCCAGTTACGTAACGTTTTTGCGCTCGCTTGAAAAAACGGAAAAAGAAACAACCCGACGATCGCATACCCGATTAAAATATCGCCATGCCAAATGAAAAATGCATGAATGACGCCAAATAACAACAACGCAAGCAAACGGCGCAAAAAAGTCACTCGAAACCGTTCGCCCCCTTTTTCAAACATCACCCATGCTCCCCAGCCGAACAACAACGAAAAAAGCGGATAAAAGCTCGCTTGCGCAAATATATCTACAAATGCGAGCAGAAAACGATCAACCCCATCTTTCGCAAATACCGACGCATCAACATATAACATCGGAAGCGAAAAATCAAGAACGTTTACAAGCAAAATGCCAAACAACGCAAAACCGCGCACCGCATCAATCGTCGAAATACGCATCTTTTCCCTCCTTTTCCATTTCATCCTGAACCTCCCGATGGCTAAAGCCACGGGGTTCTTGTGTACTATAGAGCTTCTTCCATACCTTCGCATGGATACTGACTCTAATTCCACAAGACTTTCATGGGCAAACACCTTTGCGAATATTAAGCGGCACCATGATCGCTCCTGTTTGAAATACGCCGTAAAATCCTTCGAGCATTTCTAACGTATTTGGCGCTAAATAAGCGACACGGTCCCCTTTTTTCCCCCTAAAGCACTTAACCCGTGAGACAATTGATTGACGCGCTCATTGAGCTCACGATATGTAAACGATCTTCCTTCGCTAATGACGCCGATTTTGTCTCCGTAAAGCGACACGGCACGATCTAAAAAATGAGTTAATACTAATGGAACGTCCATCCCCAATCCCCCTTATTTTTATGTCTAAAAATTATTATTTTTCAGAAATATTATAACACATCTTTCTTTTTATGGAGCACATTTCTTTCATTGTTTTCATATGATTGGGTAAGGGAAAGAATGAAGGAAAGGACGATGGCCATGCCTTCCTATATTGCAGGTCCAATTAAAATTACGAACGTCAGTAGCGATGCAACCGTCAATTTCGGCGATACGTTGCAAATCGCGCCAAAAAGTTCATCGAGGTCGCTTGCAGGTGCCGGTGGTGGAAATACAGGAGATTTTTTACAAACGAATACGTTTATTAGCTTTACAAATACACTCGATCCAGACACCGCCGATAGCAACATAAAAAGCAAGGGATAGCCGATGCCAGCCATTGTTGGAGCGGTCCAAATTAACAGTATCGGAGGTGGCGGTGTGTTTCATATCGGCGATGTATTTGCCATCTCTCCGTACAGCGTTGCTAAAACGTTTGCTGGTGCTGGTTCATTTAATACGGGGGACGGCTTGCATATTTACAATCAATATAGCAGCACAAATACAAACGACCACGATGTTGCCGATAGCAATGTCGTTGGAAACGTCTAGCGAGGTGGGACGATTAATGTGTACGTTCAACAAACGATTTCTATTCACCAATTAAAAATCGGCTCGCTTACTAACTCATCTGTACTGTAAATCGGAACAACTGGAAAAGTACAACCGCTCGCCACATGGTGCACTTTTCCTTCCGTCGGCAAATCCGGACGGTCGACATGCACCGCCGCCTTAGAGTCAAACCGGATGAGCTCCGCCTGCACACAGCGCATGACACAAACGGCGAACGCTGCGGCACGGAGATGAGCGGCCATGCAAGCGCGGAGCGAAACCGCCTCCTCCACTGTTTCTCCTTCACCTCCCATCGACAAAAAAACCCCTTTCGCCTCGGAATGATGCGAAAGGGGCCATGAGCCGTTCTTATCATCCAAAGCGAAACCGCTTTGCGGGTGTTAGCACCTTGCCTGCGGCAGGTTGCTGTGGGGTCATCAAGCCCGTTCTCTCGCCCACTCTTGATAAGACGTATGCAATTTATCTTCTATCTTATCATACATCATCAAAGGCAACAATCGTCATTGTTCGACTTCCGGTTGCTCGGACGTGACGCCGACATCTTTCCACGTCAGCTTCGAGCTCGGGTCAACCGTAAAGTTGGCGACACGGTTGTTGACCGCATAGATGGCGGAACGATACAACGTTGGGATGACCGGCACTTCTTCGTTCATTAGCTTTTGCCACTCGCTGTAAATTTTCCGGCGATACTCCTTGTCAAACGCCTGTTCGGAATGGCCTTTTTCCAACAGTTCATCGTTTTTCTCATTCACCCAGCGCGAGTAGTTGAACATGGCGTCGCGGCCGTACAATCCGTACGGGTCGACGTTCGTTCCAGTTCCCCAAGCGGCGGCGTAGACATCCACTTTCGGATCGTCTTTTTCGATCATATCGTAGAAGGAGTTGAACTCCGCCAAGCGTCCGTCTACAAGCTGAACATCGAGACCCACATCTTTCCAGCATTGCATATAAAATTTGGCCAGCGGTTCAGCGATGTCCCCACCGCTCATCGCCAAGAAGTTGACCTTGAATTTTTTGCCGTTTGGATCTTCGCGGAGGCCATCGCCATCCACATCTTTATATCCCGCTTCATCCAGCAATTGTTTCGCTTTTTCCGGATTGTACGTATACCCTTTGATGGAACTGTCATGATAGCCCGGGAACGACGGCGGAATGAGCGTGTTCGCCGGGAAGCGCAAACCATGATACAGGCGGTCGGCCACCTCTTGGTTGTTGATGGCGTACGCCATGGCTTGGCGCAGTTTTTTGTTTTGGAATTTCGGATTGTCCATTACGTTTTCCTGCTTTTTCGCATCCCAATGGCCGAGTTTAAAGCCGATATAGTTGTACGCCAAATCCACTTTACCGATAAACTGAATGTTTTTCGTCCCTTTCGCGTTCAAATATTGGTCAGTCGGGAACCCAGCGACGTCAATTTCGCCTTTTTTCAGCGCTTGCAGGACGACTTGCGGGCTGACGACTTTCAAAATGACGCCTTCCAAGTTCGGTTTGCCAGCCCAGTAGTCATCATTGCGAACAAACTCTACCGACTCGCCCGGAACGATTTTCTTCACTTTAAACGGACCGAACCCGATCGGGTTTTTCCGGATTTTATCCGATTTCGCCAAGTCTTTGATCGGAATGTCTTTCAAGTAATGCTTCGGCAGCGGATACGCCCAAATGCCAGTCAACACCGACGGATTGGCCTGTTTCCATGTGATCGTCAACGTCTTTTTGTCGATGACTTTAATGCCGGAAATTTTATCCGCTTTGCCGCTGTGATATTCTTCCATCCCGACGATCCCTTGGATGAGCGGATCGCCATAACGGACGCCGGTGTAATCTTTATGGCCGATGACCAAATACGCATACTCCAAGTCTTCAGCGGTCACCGGCTGGCCGTCATGCCAATTCACATTGTCTTTAATACGGATTGTCATCGTCTTTTTATCATCCGACAACTCATACGTGGCAGCCCCATCATTTGTAATTTCATAGTCACCGTTCGTCCGGAAAAGCGACTCGTCAAAAAATTGCAAAATCTCTGCGTCGGGCGCTCCGGTGTAGAATGCATAGCTGAGCGTCCCTTCAAACGGCGTATCGGACACAAGGCCGTATTTCAACACGCCGCCATCGATGATTTTCCCGTCGTTTTTCACCGTCATCGGGAATTTGCTGATGTCTTCCTTCTGAGCCGCCGGTTTTTCGTTATTGTTGCCCTTTCCGCTCGTTGTGTCGGATTTGCCCGTGCACCCGGCGAGCACGAGCAAGAGCGCGGCGAGAGCCGCCAGCCATTTTCTCTTCACATTTTCTTCCCCCTTATCCTAGTCGTTGTCTTGCATCAGCCGCACGTTTCAGCGCTTGGCCGATGAAATTTATGCACAGCATCATCACTAAAATAAGCAATGACGCAGGCAACCAAACCCACCATTTGTTTTGCAAAACATCCGGGTTGGTCGCATAGCTGACCAACGTCCCTAAGCTCGGCGTGCTCTCCGGCAGCCCGAAGCCAAGATACGTGAGCCCGGACTCGATGCCGATGTTGCCCGCCAAATTTAACGTCAAATTGACGATAATGATTGAGCTGAGGTTGGGCAAAATTTGAAAAATAATGATTTTCCAATCTGGCGTGCCGAGCGTTTTTGACGCGCTGACATAATCCAGCTCGCGCTCGGCCAGCGTTTTGGCGCGGATCAGCCGGGCTTTGCCCATCCACAAAAACGCGCTCATGATCAAAATGAACGTCAATACATTATATTTAGGCACAATGGCGACAAAAACAATAATGAGCATCAAAAACGGCAGAACGAGAATAAAATCGATGATGCGCATAATGACATTGTCAATCCAGCCGCCGAAATAGCCGGCCACCAATCCGACAATGAGGCCGATCGCCCCAGTAATGAGCGTAATGGCCAGCCCGATCGTAAACGAATTGCGGGCGCCGATGATGAGCTGGCCAAACACGTCGCGCCCTCCGTAGTCTGTGCCAAGCCAGTGTTCCGCTGACGGCGGAGAATAGATGGAAAGAAAATCCACTTTCACGATTTCCTCTTGATCCAAAAAGAGCGACACGCCATAGACGATCGACAAAAGGATTCCTAAAACGATGAGCGAACCAAGCGCGAGCCGATCCCGAGCCACCTCCCGCCACATGATCGAAAAGGCGGAAGGGCTTTTCTCGATGTTCGCTCCGGCCGGCGTTGGGCCGCTGATTTCCGCTTTCATGTCAGCTACCTTCCTCCTTCCCTACTCAATCCGGATGCGCGGGTCGACCGCACTCAAAATGATGTCCGACAACAGCGTGCCCACCAGCGTCGCCAGGCCGGAAATCATGACGAGCGCCGTCACGACGCTGTAATCCCGCTGCATAATCGACTGCAAAAACAGCTGGCCAACCCCCGGATAGCTGTAGATCGACTCCAAAAACACGGAACCGCCGACAAGCCCGGTGATCTCATACCCTAAAAACGCCGCGATCGGCAAAAACGCATTGCGCAAAATATGGCGCCAATAGATGTGCCGCTCCGGCACGCCTTTCGCCCGCGCCGTTTTCACGAAATCTTTCACTTTCGTATCGACGATTTCGCTGCGCAAATATTGAATCGTAACGACCGTGTTGATGAGCGCTCCCGACAACGCCGGAAGCATGAGATGGTTCAATTTGCTTAAATAGTAAGCGAGCGTCCCTTCCTCGACCTGAACGTCCACGCTGCCGCCGGTTGGAAACCAGCCAAGGTGAAAGCCGAAAATAAACAGCATGACCAAAGCAAAAATGAACAGCGGCGTGGCAAACCCGAGATAGCTGTAGCCGACGACTAGCTTATCAGCCCATGTATCTGTCCATCGCCCCGACACGATGCCAAGCGGAATGGCAATCAGGTACGTCAAAATTAAAATCGCCGCCGACAGCAACACCGTATTCCCGATCCGTCCGGCCAGCAGATCAGTGACCGGCTGCTGGTGGGTATAGGAAAGGCCGAGATCCCCTTGCAGCATGTTTTTCACCCAACGTATGTATTGAATATGCACCGGATCATTCAAGCCAAGTTTTTCCCGCATTTCCTCAAGCGTCTGCGGATCCATTTTCGGGTTGGCCGCCAGCTGCCCCGTCAGCGCATCGCCCGGCATCGCCTTCGCCAGCAAGAAAATGAGGACGCTCAGCAAAAACAATTGTGGAATCATAATGAGGATTCGCCGTAAAATAAATTTCAGCATCTTCCCGTCCTCCCCTCTTTACGGAATGGCCACCGAGTGCGTCGGCGAAATCGGCTTGAGCGGGTGAGCCCGGCCGTTTGCATCAAAATAGCGGGAATACGACTGCTCATACTCTTTTTCCACTTCGCGGCGAAGCGCCTCCTGCCGGCCGCGTTCGCGCGGATCGGCGTTCGGAATGGCGGAGAGCAGACGTTTCGTATAAATATGTTGAGGATTCGTAAAAATCTCCTCGCTCGTCCCTTCCTCCACGAGCCGGCCGCGGTACATAATGCCGATGCGGTCGCACATATGCCGAATGATCCCTAAATCATGGCTGATGAACAAATACGTCAGCCCGTACTCCTGCTGGATTTCTTTCATGAAATTCAACACTTGCGCCTGCACCGACACATCAAGCGCCGACACCGGCTCATCGGCGATGATGAGCTTCGGATTGAGCGTGAGCGCCCGCGCAATGCCGATGCGTTGGCGCTGTCCGCCGGAAAATTCATGCGGATATTTGTAAATCGACTCCGCGCTCAAGCCGACCCGCTCTAAAACGTATTGCACCTTCTGCCGCTCCTCTTGCGGGGACAGGCGTTCAAAATTGCGGAGCGGCTCGGCGACAATGTCGAGCACACGTTTGCGCGGATTGAGCGAAGAATACGGATCTTGGAAAATCATCTGGATGTCTTTCCGATACGGATGAAACTCGCGGCGGCGAAGCTTTGTCAAATCCGTCCCTTCAAACAGCACTTCCCCGGCCGTGGCGCGGATCAAACCGATAATCGTGCGCCCTGTCGTCGTCTTGCCGCAGCCGGACTCGCCGACGAGCCCGTACGTTTCCCCTTTGTTCAGCGTGAAACTGACATCGTCCACCGCGCGGACATGGTCGACCACCCGGCGAAAAAAACCGCCGCGCACCGGATAGTATACTTTCAAATGGTTGACGTTAAGAAGCGCCATGGCCGATTCCACCTACCTTTTGATCATCGGGAAAATAAAAATGTTGGTAACATGTGCAACGCACCCAGTGCCCCGGCTCCACTTCCCGCAACTTCGGATCCGATTCGTGCTTATCCGCCCCAATCCAGCTGATGCGCGGCTGGAAGCGGCAGCCGCGCCGCGGCAGTTTATGCAGCGGCGGAACGATCCCTTGGATGACGTGGAGTCGTTCCTTTTTCGTCTGCGCAGACGGGATCGACTGCAACAATGAGCGGGTGTATGGATGAAGCGGACGGTGAAAAATGGTATCGACGTCCGCTAACTCAACGATTTCCCCAGCATACATGACCGCCACACGGTCCGCCATTTCCGCCACCACCCCCAAATCATGCGTGATTAAAATAATGCTCGTTTTCATTTGCCGCTGCAACTCTTTGAGCAGCCCTATGATCTGCGCCTGAATCGTCACATCAAGCGCCGTTGTCGGTTCATCGGCGATGAGCAGGGCGGGCTCGCAGGCGATGGCGATCGCGATGACGACCCGCTGCCGCATCCCCCCGGACAACTCGTGCGGATAACGGTGGTACACCTTTTCCGGCTCCGGAATGCCGACTTTGCGAAGCAAGACGATCGTTCGCTTCTTTTTTTCGGCTGCTGACAGCCGCAGATGGTAATCCATGCTTTCTTCGATCTGCCGGCCGACCGTCATGAGCGGATTGAGCGCCGTTAACGGATCCTGAAAGATCATCCCGATTTCTTTGCCGCGGATGCGATTGAGTTCGGCAACGGAGAGCGACAGCAAATTTGTCCCTTTAAAGTGCAGGCGCCCCTCAATTTTTGTCTTTTCGGGCGGGTGGAGACCCATGATCGACAAAGCGAGTGCGCTTTTGCCGCAACCCGACTCCCCGACGAGAGCGACGACTTCGTTCTCTCCGATCGCCAGCGAAACGTCGTCGACCGCCGCATAATAGTCATCACCGATGCGGAAAGAGACTCGCAGCCCCTCAATTTCCAGTAACGTTTGCTTTGCCAATGTGTCCTTCTCCCTTTTGTTAGTATTAATAAATTTTAGACTATATATAATATTCAGATAATATTCTATCATTTTTTTTTGTAAATTCAATATTCTCTATTATTTTTTTTCGTAAATTCAATAAATATTTATAGAAAGGTTCATCACCAAAAGTTGTACTTGCACCTGTCATGAACCCAGGCATTCAAACGACGTTTCGCTTGTCGCTCGCTTTGGCTTTTGGATACATAACGAAAATGTTGAAGGGATTGATAGACAGCCTGCAAGGAATCGCTCTCTTTCTGCCACTTTCGCACCGTTTGGCGCTCCTCCTCGGTGAGCTTCTCGGGACACTGGGTCAATCAGCGGCAAACATACCGAACATGCCCGTGTTTCTTGTTCACTTTTCCGAAGGATTGGCGGCATCGATCCAACGCTTCTGTAAACAATTGAATCACATGAAAATAATCGACCACATGCTTCGCTTCCGGACACCCCATAGCCATCAAGTTAAGAATTTGATCTTTTTTCAGCGCCAAAAACATTGATTTTTCGAACATGCGTATCATCCTAAAAAATTTTATACCGCTAACTTGACGGGTATGATTCCCATCCCCCACTTTTATATCTAAAAATTATTATTTTTCAGAAATATTATAACATATCTTTCTTTTTGTAGAGCACATTTCTTTCATTGTTTTCATATGATTGTGTAGGGGAAAGAACGAAAGAAAGGACGATGGCCATGCCTTCTTATATCGCTGGTCCAATAAAAATTACGAACGTCAGCAGCGACGGGACAGTGAATTTCGGTGATACGTTGCAAATTGCACCAAAAAGTTCATCAAAATCGCTCGCAGGTGCTGGTGGTGGAAATACAGGAGATTTTTTACAAACAAATACATTCATTAGCTTTACAAATACAATCGACCCCGACATCGTCGATGGCAACGTAAAAAGCAAGGGATAGCCGATGCCAGCCATTGTTGGAGCGGTCCAAATTAACAGCATCGGAGGTGGCGGTGTGTTTCATATCGGCGATGTATTTGCCATCTCTCCGTATAGCGTTGCTAAAACGTTTGCTGGTGCTGGTTCATTTAATACGGGGGACGGCTTGCATATTTACAATCAATATAGCAACACAAATACAAACGACCGCGATATTGCCGATAGCAATGTCGTTGGAAACGTCTAGCGAGGTGGGACGATGAATGTGTACGTTCAACAAACGATTTCTATTCATCAATTAAAAATCGGTTCGCTTACTAACTCATCTGTACTGCAAATCGGAACAACTGGAAAAGTACAACCGCTCGCCACATTAAGCAATACCGGTCAATTTACACAACCTGCTCCGGAATCAAAAATGAATATTCAAGGAGGACCGCTCGTTCCACTTCAGTCTCCTGTATAAAACTGTGATACTTCTTTTTGCTCGGCCATACATTAGAAAGTAAAAAGGTCGGCAAAGAAGGAGGCATCATACATGTGGCATGATTACTTTAAACAGCTCGAAACGTATTTAAAATGGCAACAACAAAAAATGCAATCGCTTGAACAAGCAGTAAACGCTTTACAACAGCAATATGAACAATTAAAAAAAAAGCCGCATACAACGATCGAAAAAATTGAATATCATTTTGATCAATTAAAAGTGGAAACGTTAGAAGGAACGTTAAATATCGGTTTAAATCCTGCCACGTTTGGAGAAGATACGATCGAAAATTTCGCCGTTCCCCAAAGTCAAACAATCATTCCGCAACCAACACCACTTTTTCGTAGCATTCAAACGGCTGTTCATTCATATTTACAAGAAGAAGGCGAAAATATTATCGCCCGTATGGAACAAACGTATAACCGTTCGCTCGATCCAACGTATCGCCAATTTATATTGGAAGATATTGCTCGACAAATTGATGACCGCATTCATTTTTATTTACGCCAACATGGAGAAAACGAACAAGAAAACGATGAGCGACAACAAAACATTATCGCATATTTAAAGCGAGATATCGAGTATTCCATTGAAACGTTTTTAAAACATTTACCTCGAGAGGGGATGAACGAATGAATATGACGGTTGTCAACCATCATCTTTCCGTCGGTCATATTTCGATTGGTGGGGTTGCAAGTTCATCGCTCGTATTAATCGGCGACAGCGAAACGATTCAATTAGCTTCCGCATTTGATACGCCGCCGGAATCGTTAATTATCGGTCCGTTTCCACAAAAACAAAGCAATAAAAAAAATGAGGAAAAGCGATGAGTCGCCTTTCCGTCGTCCACTTTCTGCGAGCAAACGCTGTCTCCTTTAGTTCCGTTGTACAAATTGGGGATAGCCAAGAAATTCGTCTTTCTGCGCGAGCACTTGCTGTTCAGCGACAGCTCGAATATGTGGATAGTAGGGAATTTCCACTTACTTTTCCGATTTTTGCAAAACCGATTCCCACTCCACCAATCGATGCTGAACCGCTTTGTCGCCATACGTTGCACGATTGTCCGCTCATCGCTGTTCATTCTATGCGCATTATCGGGGTTTCTTCTACATCCGTCGTGCATATCGGTTCAACAAAAACAGTAGAGGCAAATTCACGTGTCAAACATATTCGTCAACTATAAGGGGGGAAGCCGTATGCCAGCACTCGTCGGTCCGATTAAAATTAATCTCGTCGCTAGCGGCGCCGTCATGCAAGTCGGGGATACGTTATATGTATCACCGAAAATCACCTCTAGAACGTTCGCTGGTGCCGGTGCGTTTAACACAGGAAACTTTATTATGGCAAACAATGGCATTAGCTTAACGAACACGCTCGACTTTGATGCATCCGATCAAAACGTTGTCGGCAATGCTTAACGCTTTTGCCGCTTTGCTTTTTTTATTTTCGGTATCCGCTCAGCGGGTTGTTTGCGAATCCAGCGAACAAATGACGCAATTTGTTCATCATGTTGCATCTGTTCCATTGTGTATAGTCGACTGGCTAGCTCCTCGTTTGTATATAGGGCGTGAATTTGTTTATGGCACGGGATGCATAACCTTGCTGTTTCTGTGCCACCGTACTCTTTTGGGGTTAAATGGTGAGCAGTTAATACAACACCTTCTCTTCCGCAAAGTTCGCACATCCCTTTCATTGCAAATCCCCTTTTACATCACTTCAAGATAAACGGTCGTTCCTTTTCCAGACGGTTCTGCTGGCTTCACAATGAGCCGTTTCGGCATGCGTGCATGCAACTCTTGCACGTGGCTAATGACGCCAATCGCCATCTTTTCTGCCCGTAAACGTTCGAGCGCCGTCATAACGACATCTAACAACTCTTGGTCAAGCGTACCGAATCCTTCATCTAAAAAGAAAAATTGAAGCGGATATTCTCCGCGCAACTGAATTTGCGCCGATAACGCTAACGCTAACGATAAAGATGTTAAAAACGTCTCTCCGCCAGACAGCGTTGTCACCGGACGACGTACACCACCGTTTGCGTCATCACGAATAACAAAACCGCCTTCGGAGTCTAATTCAATCGCATAGCGCTGTCTCGTTAATTCGCCAAGTCGCTCGGAAGCATAGCGCGCCACATGAACGAGCTGTTCCTCGGCAATAAATTCAACGAAGCTGTTGCCGCGCAACACTTTTTGCAATTCTTCATACTGACCAACGACCTTCTCTAGTTGCGTTCGCTCTTGTTGCAATTGCACAAAGCGCACATGTTTCGTTTCCAAATCGGCGACGATTGCTTCGAGCGAACCGAGTTGACGCATATGTTCGTCTACTTGTTGCTTCACTTGTTCGTATGCGTACACCGTCTCTTCCCATTGCTGTTTCGTTATAACCGCCCCATTCATCGCTTCACGTAATCTTTGCCATTCGTTTTGCAACTTCGTGAGCACATCGTTATATTGTTGAATGCGTTGAGCGATTTGTTGTTTCGTTTGTTCATCTAAACGAGAAGCGCGTACGTCATCGACCGCTGTAAAAGAGCTAGTCTGCAATTGTTCAGCCAAAGCATATTCTGCTTCTTTTTTTCTTTTTTCTGCTTCTTGTAAAGCGACATCTGCTGCTTGTTTATCGGCTTGTAACGTTCGCAATTGTTGTTGTAAGTTCATCCAGCGCGCATACGCTTCTTCTTCTTCTCTTTTCATACGTTGTAGCGCTTGTTCCATAAAAACGATCTGTTGTTGCACACGCTCCTCGTCTATCTCTTCAGGTAGCGTTCGTTTATATTGTTCGTATTGCTGCTTGTGCATATTCCATTCGGTCATACATTGTGCTTTTTGTTTCGTCATGTCTTGATATGTTTCTTTCCATCGCTCCAATTCAGCTCGTTTATCATCTAGCACGATGACGCTTTTTTCA comes from Anoxybacillus flavithermus and encodes:
- a CDS encoding spore germination protein GerPE, whose protein sequence is MSRLSVVHFLRANAVSFSSVVQIGDSQEIRLSARALAVQRQLEYVDSREFPLTFPIFAKPIPTPPIDAEPLCRHTLHDCPLIAVHSMRIIGVSSTSVVHIGSTKTVEANSRVKHIRQL
- a CDS encoding spore germination protein, giving the protein MPAIVGAVQINSIGGGGVFHIGDVFAISPYSVAKTFAGAGSFNTGDGLHIYNQYSNTNTNDRDIADSNVVGNV
- a CDS encoding spore germination protein, which produces MPALVGPIKINLVASGAVMQVGDTLYVSPKITSRTFAGAGAFNTGNFIMANNGISLTNTLDFDASDQNVVGNA
- a CDS encoding spore germination protein GerPC → MWHDYFKQLETYLKWQQQKMQSLEQAVNALQQQYEQLKKKPHTTIEKIEYHFDQLKVETLEGTLNIGLNPATFGEDTIENFAVPQSQTIIPQPTPLFRSIQTAVHSYLQEEGENIIARMEQTYNRSLDPTYRQFILEDIARQIDDRIHFYLRQHGENEQENDERQQNIIAYLKRDIEYSIETFLKHLPREGMNE
- a CDS encoding spore germination protein GerPB, with product MNVYVQQTISIHQLKIGSLTNSSVLQIGTTGKVQPLATLSNTGQFTQPAPESKMNIQGGPLVPLQSPV
- a CDS encoding spore germination protein, encoding MPSYIAGPIKITNVSSDGTVNFGDTLQIAPKSSSKSLAGAGGGNTGDFLQTNTFISFTNTIDPDIVDGNVKSKG